The following are encoded in a window of Brevibacillus sp. DP1.3A genomic DNA:
- a CDS encoding Gfo/Idh/MocA family protein has product MKLGIISVAHMHAYSYANAIAKVDGVQLVGVADEDEVRGKAAAEKFGVPFFSDYHELLATDIDAVIVTSENAKHQEHTLAAAKAGKHILCEKPLATTAEAAQEMIDFCHEQGVILQTAFPVRFHPAVVRAKQLVEQGKVGRIMAIRGTNRGQNPGGWFVDREKSGGGAVIDHTVHVVDLMRWFMDSEVREVYAEVDSKFSDTPIDDCGILTMEFENGVFATLDCSWSRNKAFPTWGDVTMEIIGTEGTISLDAFSQKLDVYSNEKGLKWVNWGDDMDSQLVKDFVTSVREKKAPSITGEDGLRAVEVALAAYQSAEQKQPVVLR; this is encoded by the coding sequence ATGAAACTCGGAATCATCAGTGTTGCACATATGCATGCATACAGCTATGCAAATGCGATTGCGAAAGTAGATGGGGTTCAATTGGTCGGAGTAGCAGATGAGGATGAAGTACGCGGAAAGGCGGCGGCTGAAAAGTTTGGCGTTCCGTTCTTCTCCGATTATCATGAGCTGCTCGCAACGGATATCGATGCGGTCATCGTCACCTCGGAAAACGCCAAGCACCAAGAGCATACGTTAGCGGCAGCGAAGGCTGGCAAGCACATCTTGTGCGAAAAACCGCTGGCGACAACAGCAGAGGCTGCTCAAGAGATGATCGACTTTTGCCACGAGCAGGGCGTTATTTTGCAGACGGCATTCCCCGTGCGATTCCATCCGGCTGTTGTTCGAGCAAAGCAATTGGTGGAGCAAGGCAAGGTCGGACGTATCATGGCGATCCGGGGTACGAACCGTGGACAAAATCCTGGTGGTTGGTTCGTCGATCGGGAAAAATCCGGCGGAGGCGCAGTGATCGATCACACGGTTCACGTTGTTGATTTGATGCGCTGGTTCATGGACTCTGAAGTGCGTGAGGTTTACGCGGAGGTAGACAGCAAGTTTTCCGATACACCGATTGATGATTGCGGCATTTTGACCATGGAATTTGAGAACGGAGTTTTTGCCACACTCGATTGCAGCTGGTCTCGTAACAAAGCCTTCCCGACATGGGGAGATGTGACGATGGAAATTATCGGGACAGAAGGCACGATCTCGCTCGACGCTTTTTCTCAAAAGCTGGATGTCTATTCCAATGAAAAAGGATTGAAGTGGGTCAACTGGGGCGATGACATGGACAGTCAATTGGTCAAAGATTTCGTCACCAGCGTGCGTGAAAAGAAAGCGCCGTCGATTACGGGTGAAGACGGCTTGCGAGCGGTGGAAGTAGCACTCGCAGCTTATCAATCTGCTGAACAGAAGCAACCAGTCGTATTACGCTAG
- a CDS encoding Gfo/Idh/MocA family protein: MHHVLVIGAGTMGTVHAKSYAAMENVKLVGIVDIRSERGKELAAETKTEWFESYEEAMEKLAQVDIVDVCLPTYLHKTYVKKAADAGKHVICEKPLARDKEEARFIVDYCREKNVKLFVGHVLRFFPEYEKSRQLVNDGAIGNVGVARTFRGGIFPTAWNDWYADYKNSGSLVLDMIIHDFDFLRWCFGDVERVYAKGLLGRGFARMDYALVTLRFKNGMIAHVEGSWAHEGFAMKMELAGKEGIISYDSSKEKPLVAVNRSKQAGMSGVAVPESPLRENPYFRELKHFIECIDRDLEPLVTAEDAVKAVEIARAALVSIETGKPVTLV; the protein is encoded by the coding sequence ATGCATCATGTTCTGGTAATCGGAGCAGGAACCATGGGGACTGTTCACGCGAAATCGTATGCTGCCATGGAAAACGTCAAGCTGGTCGGGATCGTCGATATCCGCAGCGAGAGAGGAAAAGAGCTGGCAGCAGAGACAAAAACAGAATGGTTTGAAAGCTATGAAGAGGCTATGGAAAAATTGGCGCAGGTCGACATCGTAGACGTGTGTTTGCCTACGTACCTTCATAAAACTTATGTGAAAAAGGCTGCGGATGCAGGCAAGCATGTCATTTGCGAAAAGCCGTTGGCTCGTGATAAGGAAGAGGCTCGTTTTATCGTTGATTATTGCCGGGAGAAGAACGTCAAGCTGTTCGTTGGACACGTCCTGCGCTTCTTCCCGGAATATGAAAAGTCCCGTCAGTTGGTTAATGATGGTGCGATTGGTAACGTTGGTGTGGCACGTACGTTCCGTGGTGGTATTTTCCCAACAGCGTGGAACGACTGGTACGCGGACTACAAAAACAGTGGCAGCCTTGTATTAGATATGATCATTCACGATTTTGACTTTTTGCGTTGGTGCTTCGGGGATGTGGAGCGTGTGTACGCGAAAGGCTTGCTTGGTCGAGGTTTTGCCCGGATGGATTACGCACTGGTTACGCTTCGCTTCAAGAACGGCATGATTGCACATGTGGAAGGCTCGTGGGCACATGAAGGCTTCGCGATGAAAATGGAGCTGGCAGGGAAGGAAGGCATCATTTCCTACGACAGCTCGAAGGAAAAACCGCTTGTGGCGGTTAATCGCTCGAAGCAAGCAGGCATGAGCGGAGTCGCAGTTCCGGAGAGTCCGTTGCGTGAAAACCCGTATTTCAGAGAATTGAAGCATTTCATCGAGTGCATCGACCGTGATCTGGAGCCACTCGTGACGGCAGAAGACGCCGTGAAAGCGGTAGAAATCGCTCGTGCTGCGCTTGTGTCAATCGAAACGGGTAAACCCGTAACTTTGGTGTAG
- a CDS encoding carbohydrate ABC transporter permease → MSVYTSRNKMGKKLLIHLLLIAGALVMIAPFVWMVLTSLKSLGESTQVPPVILPTKYQWENYTHIFEMLPFLDFYWNTVITTAAKVVGQVFLCSLAAYAFARIEFPGRNALFILFLTVLMVPGQVFLLPQFMIMKELGWLNTLTALIVPGLFSAFGTFLLRQFFMSLPKELEEAAKLDGCNHFQIYWRIMLPLARPGLIALAIFVALWSWNDLMWPLIVNSTPDKMPLSAGLAYLTGEHTNLTNYPILMAGSVLAIWPMIIVFIFLQKHFVEGITLTGSK, encoded by the coding sequence ATGAGTGTTTATACGAGTCGGAACAAAATGGGCAAGAAGTTGTTGATTCATCTGCTGTTGATTGCAGGTGCTCTCGTGATGATTGCGCCATTCGTCTGGATGGTCCTCACTTCTCTCAAGTCACTAGGCGAATCGACACAGGTGCCTCCAGTCATTTTGCCGACCAAGTATCAATGGGAGAATTACACCCATATTTTTGAGATGCTGCCCTTCTTGGACTTTTATTGGAATACCGTGATCACAACCGCGGCGAAGGTAGTCGGGCAAGTATTCCTTTGCTCGCTTGCGGCATACGCATTCGCGCGAATTGAATTTCCAGGGCGAAACGCCTTGTTCATCTTGTTCTTGACCGTTTTGATGGTGCCAGGTCAGGTGTTTCTGCTTCCGCAATTTATGATCATGAAAGAGCTTGGCTGGCTGAACACGTTAACAGCATTGATTGTACCAGGATTGTTTAGTGCATTTGGAACGTTTCTTCTGCGTCAGTTTTTCATGTCGCTGCCAAAAGAACTGGAAGAGGCGGCGAAGCTCGATGGCTGCAACCATTTTCAGATTTACTGGAGAATTATGTTGCCGCTGGCGAGGCCCGGCTTGATCGCACTCGCCATTTTCGTAGCGTTGTGGTCTTGGAACGACCTAATGTGGCCGCTGATCGTCAACAGCACGCCTGATAAAATGCCGCTCTCCGCTGGTTTGGCGTACTTGACGGGCGAGCACACCAATTTGACGAATTACCCGATTTTGATGGCGGGCTCCGTTCTTGCCATTTGGCCGATGATCATCGTCTTTATATTCTTGCAGAAGCATTTTGTCGAGGGAATTACCCTAACTGGGTCCAAATAG
- a CDS encoding carbohydrate ABC transporter permease produces MNAMSSQLQPEMHAAVQPKTKKSLNRMKRSDWFWAYLMIAPTLIGLGVFYLWPIVQTIYLSFTKWGGFGKYKWAGLHNYELLFKDPYLWIALKNTLIYTVIAVPVGIAISIFIAVLLNQKIKGITIYRTLYFLPVVTMAAAVAMVWRWLYNADYGLINYLLGLVGIEGPRWISDPAIALYAVIIVAVWSSIGYNMVIFLAGLQGIPRSYYEAAEIDGAGPVRMFFKITLPLLTPSIFFVSITSLIGAFQVFDLIYLMLGSKMGNPATEQTQTMAYLFFTNGFESGNGGYAAAVAVVLLVMILIVTAIQMKLQKKWVHYD; encoded by the coding sequence ATGAATGCGATGAGCAGCCAGTTGCAGCCTGAAATGCACGCCGCCGTCCAGCCAAAAACGAAAAAATCGTTGAATCGCATGAAGAGAAGTGATTGGTTCTGGGCGTATCTCATGATTGCTCCCACACTGATCGGGTTGGGTGTCTTCTACTTATGGCCGATCGTACAAACCATTTATTTGAGCTTTACCAAATGGGGAGGATTCGGCAAGTACAAGTGGGCTGGCTTACATAATTACGAGTTGTTGTTCAAGGACCCTTACTTGTGGATCGCGCTGAAAAACACGCTAATTTATACAGTGATCGCAGTTCCTGTCGGTATCGCTATCTCCATTTTTATCGCTGTGCTGCTTAATCAGAAAATTAAGGGTATTACGATTTATCGCACCCTGTACTTCCTGCCCGTTGTGACGATGGCGGCAGCGGTGGCGATGGTGTGGAGATGGTTGTACAACGCTGACTACGGTCTGATCAATTATTTGCTGGGCTTGGTAGGCATTGAGGGCCCACGCTGGATATCTGATCCCGCCATTGCTTTGTATGCGGTGATTATCGTTGCCGTTTGGAGCTCCATCGGATACAACATGGTGATTTTTCTGGCCGGATTGCAAGGGATCCCGAGAAGCTATTACGAAGCAGCAGAAATTGACGGAGCGGGACCGGTTCGTATGTTTTTCAAGATTACGTTGCCGCTGTTGACTCCATCGATCTTTTTCGTCAGTATCACTTCCTTGATTGGGGCTTTTCAAGTATTTGACCTGATTTATCTGATGCTCGGAAGCAAAATGGGCAATCCGGCGACTGAGCAAACGCAGACGATGGCGTACTTGTTCTTTACGAATGGATTTGAATCAGGGAACGGTGGCTATGCGGCCGCAGTTGCTGTCGTGCTTCTGGTGATGATCCTGATCGTCACTGCTATTCAAATGAAGTTACAGAAAAAATGGGTTCACTATGATTAA
- a CDS encoding sugar ABC transporter substrate-binding protein: MKKLVSIAMAALLVAVAGCSGGGQSSAPAGTTDSAASGEKVTLTYALWDKNQLPAMEEIAKKFNEKNPNVDIKIELTPNKQYWTKMEAAATGGTLPDIFWINGPRIIKYAANDMLLPLTDQIKADGIDLNNYPKALVDLYTYDGQNYALPKDFDTIGLWYNKKLFDDAKVSYPDETWDWNKLKEAAKQLTDEKKGVWGIAAPPYGQDGFYNTIYQSGGYIISEDKKTSGYDKPETIEGLKFWTDLINEKSSPTAAQLSETEATQLFESGKIAMMYNGSWMASAFNKNEYTKDKVDVTYLPKGKENTSVIHGLGNVISANTKHPKEAWEFVKFLGSKEGAEILAKSGAAIPAFNGTQDTWVQSMPNFNLKIFIDQAAAAKPYPISKDTAKWAKLETELMTKAWAGQMSVEDASKELAQKMNEMLSQE, from the coding sequence ATGAAGAAGTTGGTTTCGATTGCAATGGCTGCTCTCTTGGTAGCAGTGGCAGGATGTTCGGGCGGCGGACAGAGCTCCGCACCAGCTGGAACGACTGACAGTGCTGCTTCAGGCGAAAAGGTAACGCTCACATATGCTCTGTGGGACAAAAACCAATTGCCTGCGATGGAGGAAATCGCGAAAAAGTTTAACGAAAAGAATCCGAACGTGGACATCAAAATCGAGCTAACGCCTAACAAGCAATACTGGACAAAGATGGAGGCAGCCGCAACGGGTGGCACCTTGCCAGACATTTTTTGGATTAATGGTCCACGTATTATTAAATACGCAGCGAATGACATGCTCTTGCCGCTTACAGATCAAATTAAGGCAGATGGCATCGATCTGAACAATTATCCGAAAGCTCTCGTTGATCTCTACACCTACGATGGACAAAACTACGCGCTACCGAAAGACTTCGACACCATTGGCCTTTGGTACAACAAGAAACTGTTTGACGACGCAAAAGTATCGTATCCAGACGAAACCTGGGATTGGAACAAGCTGAAGGAAGCAGCAAAGCAATTGACTGATGAGAAAAAAGGCGTTTGGGGAATTGCAGCACCTCCTTATGGACAAGACGGCTTCTATAACACGATCTATCAAAGCGGTGGCTATATCATTTCGGAAGACAAGAAAACGTCCGGCTATGACAAACCGGAAACGATCGAAGGCCTCAAGTTTTGGACAGACCTGATCAACGAAAAATCATCCCCAACAGCAGCACAATTGTCCGAAACAGAGGCAACACAGCTGTTTGAATCAGGCAAGATCGCGATGATGTACAACGGATCATGGATGGCATCTGCTTTTAATAAGAATGAGTATACAAAGGACAAAGTGGACGTGACGTATCTTCCAAAAGGGAAAGAGAACACAAGCGTCATTCACGGCCTGGGCAACGTGATTTCGGCTAATACCAAACATCCGAAGGAAGCATGGGAATTCGTGAAATTTTTGGGTTCGAAAGAAGGGGCAGAAATCCTGGCAAAATCGGGTGCTGCGATTCCGGCATTTAACGGAACACAGGATACATGGGTACAATCCATGCCGAACTTTAATCTGAAAATTTTTATTGATCAGGCAGCTGCAGCAAAACCATATCCGATCTCGAAGGACACAGCAAAATGGGCCAAGCTGGAAACAGAGCTCATGACCAAGGCTTGGGCTGGTCAAATGAGCGTAGAGGATGCTTCCAAAGAGCTCGCACAAAAAATGAACGAAATGCTTAGCCAAGAATAA
- a CDS encoding ROK family transcriptional regulator, with translation MRRTGDLKLIQELNRFIILDTIRQFGPISRSDIAKKQGISPTTVTSAVNELIRDGMVAEDGTGESKGGRKPIMVRFCPDGKFLIGVSITNTAITIAEMNLEAATKQKKIYPVKAGLVSDLIIQYVLDSIEDFLQSVDDVSRCLGISIIAPGIVDAASGVIRFNSKLRLHDVPLKDMAEERFGLNTWLDNDANAIALAEKNFGGGLNADNLLFVTVGEGVGSGLVVNGSIFRGSRGGAGEFGHTTVDRSGMRCDCGNVGCLENYVAWPAIYSGILSAVTRGKETLVMDLADGDMTRITFDVFRQALHQGDQVCQDIVDEIASYLSIGIVNLVNLFNPSLIILGGEMIRDNQVLFDRIQKQVMAQAMGTMVEGLEFRPTVLGADFEVKAAAAVLLQEVFHFSL, from the coding sequence ATGCGCAGAACTGGAGATCTGAAACTAATCCAAGAGCTCAATCGCTTTATTATACTCGACACTATTCGCCAGTTTGGGCCCATCTCGCGAAGTGATATCGCCAAAAAGCAGGGCATCAGTCCAACTACAGTCACCTCGGCAGTCAATGAGCTGATCCGTGACGGCATGGTTGCAGAAGATGGGACAGGTGAGTCAAAGGGTGGCCGTAAGCCTATTATGGTTCGCTTCTGTCCAGACGGGAAGTTTTTGATTGGCGTCTCTATTACGAATACAGCGATTACGATTGCTGAAATGAATTTGGAAGCGGCTACAAAGCAAAAGAAAATCTATCCGGTAAAAGCTGGTCTAGTGAGTGACCTGATCATCCAGTATGTGCTGGATTCGATTGAGGACTTTCTCCAGTCAGTGGATGATGTTAGTCGTTGTCTAGGCATTTCCATCATCGCACCAGGGATTGTCGATGCAGCGAGTGGGGTCATCCGCTTCAACTCCAAGCTGCGCTTGCATGATGTTCCGTTAAAGGACATGGCAGAAGAACGTTTTGGGCTAAACACATGGCTCGACAATGATGCCAATGCAATCGCCCTGGCAGAAAAAAACTTCGGTGGTGGACTGAATGCTGACAATCTCCTGTTTGTTACCGTAGGAGAAGGGGTTGGTTCGGGTCTCGTTGTAAACGGTTCCATCTTCCGCGGAAGCCGAGGTGGAGCAGGTGAATTCGGGCATACGACAGTCGATCGAAGTGGGATGCGCTGTGACTGCGGCAACGTCGGCTGTTTGGAAAACTACGTGGCGTGGCCAGCCATTTACTCAGGCATATTGTCCGCCGTTACACGCGGAAAAGAAACGCTCGTCATGGATTTGGCTGACGGAGATATGACAAGAATCACATTTGATGTCTTTCGCCAAGCACTGCATCAAGGGGATCAAGTATGCCAAGACATCGTCGACGAAATCGCTTCGTACTTGTCGATCGGCATTGTGAATCTGGTGAATTTGTTCAACCCGAGCCTAATCATTCTGGGTGGAGAAATGATCCGAGACAATCAAGTATTGTTTGATCGCATCCAAAAACAAGTGATGGCTCAAGCGATGGGGACGATGGTCGAAGGGCTGGAATTCCGTCCAACTGTATTGGGAGCTGATTTCGAGGTCAAGGCTGCTGCTGCTGTTTTGTTACAAGAGGTTTTTCACTTCAGCTTGTAA
- a CDS encoding YcdB/YcdC domain-containing protein, protein MIINYFWKTKKGEGRTNYSWRTDDGWIGSMLIEPETGSIVNYHVIDTRVSKTATKKLTQEQALQLAINELAEIAPAGTGELLLLQPGEYDESTNQYAFHFVMQKQGIPVEDWLTHISINGSNGKVMGIDLNEKVDGVMTDPKKAISTSLASTSSS, encoded by the coding sequence GTGATTATCAATTATTTCTGGAAAACAAAGAAAGGGGAGGGACGTACTAATTATTCGTGGAGAACGGACGACGGATGGATTGGGAGCATGCTAATCGAACCGGAGACAGGTTCAATTGTGAACTATCATGTCATCGATACTCGTGTGTCAAAGACCGCTACTAAAAAATTGACGCAAGAGCAGGCTTTGCAATTGGCCATAAATGAATTAGCAGAGATCGCTCCTGCCGGTACGGGTGAGCTGCTGCTACTTCAGCCCGGAGAATATGATGAAAGTACAAATCAATACGCCTTCCATTTTGTAATGCAAAAGCAAGGGATTCCTGTAGAGGATTGGCTGACGCATATCTCGATCAACGGTAGCAATGGGAAAGTCATGGGGATCGATCTCAATGAAAAGGTCGATGGAGTAATGACTGATCCGAAGAAGGCAATCTCCACCAGCTTGGCTTCCACATCGTCCTCATAA
- a CDS encoding glycosyl hydrolase family 18 protein: protein MKIERDTMKFSKCVRNVLMVGALLVTSVLPMAAQAAQVEENQAEETAVSNYKIIGYYPSWGAYGRNYNVTDIDPNKVTHINYAFADICWNGRHGNPDPTGPNPQTWACQNEVGNINAPNGTVVLGDPWIDVQKSFPGDTWDQPIRGNLNQLAKLKQKNPQLKTLISIGGWTWSNRFSDVAADPAAREVFAQSSVDFIRKYQMDGVDLDWEYPVEGGLPGNSKRPEDKQNYTLLLQAVRNKLDAAEVTDGKQYYLTIASGASPSYAANTELGNIARVVDWINIMTYDFYGAFQKQTGHNAPLAYDPAAGAAGLPNAQTYNIQTAVEGHLRDGVPASKLVLGLPFYGRGWSGCGTANNGEYQNCTGPSVGTWEPGMLDFTDIQNNYVNKNGFTRHWNDAAKVPYLFNTASKTYISYDDVTSIGHKTSYITSKGLAGAMFWEFSGDRNKVLLDKVNGDLLGGTAPVDNVPPTAPATLQATAKTATSVSLSWGAATDNVGVTGYEVYNGTQLAKTVTGTTTTISGLTAGTTYQFTVKAKDAAGNSSVASNEVTVTTDTIQPDNQPPSTPTNLVVTGKTGTSISLSWAASTDNIAVTNYEVYNGTALAADVTTTTATVTGLTPNTSYTFSVVAKDAAGNSSQKSIEVVGVTDAANPGTPAWAPNVSYVPGDLVSYQGKVYKCLQPHTSLVGWEPSNVAALWQVQQQAAVEGVDGYVDEEILEETEGTEGTEETPETEGNADTQ from the coding sequence ATGAAGATCGAGAGGGATACTATGAAATTCAGTAAATGTGTTAGGAATGTGCTAATGGTAGGTGCCCTGCTTGTCACCTCCGTATTGCCAATGGCGGCACAGGCGGCGCAAGTAGAGGAAAATCAAGCGGAGGAGACAGCGGTATCCAATTACAAAATTATTGGCTACTATCCCTCATGGGGGGCTTATGGACGAAACTACAATGTAACGGATATCGATCCCAATAAAGTAACGCATATTAACTACGCATTTGCGGATATTTGCTGGAATGGCAGACACGGCAACCCAGATCCAACGGGGCCCAATCCACAAACGTGGGCTTGCCAGAATGAAGTAGGCAATATTAATGCCCCAAATGGTACGGTTGTTCTCGGAGATCCATGGATTGATGTGCAAAAATCCTTTCCAGGAGATACGTGGGATCAGCCGATCCGCGGAAATTTGAATCAATTGGCAAAATTGAAGCAAAAAAACCCTCAATTGAAGACATTGATATCGATCGGGGGCTGGACGTGGTCCAATCGCTTCTCTGATGTAGCGGCAGATCCGGCTGCACGGGAAGTATTTGCACAATCTTCGGTAGATTTTATCCGGAAATATCAGATGGATGGGGTCGATCTCGATTGGGAGTACCCAGTTGAAGGAGGCTTGCCTGGAAACAGCAAACGTCCAGAAGATAAGCAAAATTATACGTTGTTGCTACAGGCTGTCAGAAACAAACTCGATGCGGCTGAGGTAACGGATGGCAAACAGTACTATTTGACGATTGCCTCTGGTGCCAGCCCTAGCTATGCAGCAAATACAGAGCTTGGAAATATTGCCAGGGTTGTGGATTGGATCAATATTATGACCTACGACTTCTATGGAGCCTTCCAAAAGCAGACTGGACATAACGCGCCGTTGGCCTATGATCCAGCAGCAGGAGCAGCTGGTTTGCCAAATGCTCAAACCTATAATATCCAAACAGCTGTAGAGGGTCATCTTCGTGACGGTGTTCCTGCCAGCAAGCTCGTTCTCGGACTTCCGTTTTACGGAAGGGGCTGGTCGGGTTGCGGAACGGCTAACAATGGAGAATATCAAAATTGCACTGGGCCTTCAGTAGGAACGTGGGAACCTGGCATGCTTGACTTCACGGATATCCAAAATAATTATGTAAACAAAAATGGCTTCACACGCCACTGGAATGACGCGGCAAAAGTGCCTTACCTCTTCAACACGGCTTCGAAAACATATATTAGCTATGACGATGTGACTTCGATCGGACACAAAACCTCTTATATTACATCCAAAGGATTGGCAGGCGCAATGTTCTGGGAATTTAGCGGGGACCGTAACAAGGTTCTACTGGACAAAGTGAATGGCGATCTTCTGGGCGGGACAGCTCCAGTCGACAACGTACCGCCGACAGCTCCAGCCACTCTCCAAGCGACTGCAAAAACCGCTACAAGTGTTAGCCTGAGTTGGGGAGCTGCTACCGACAATGTAGGGGTTACTGGCTATGAAGTATACAATGGCACTCAGCTTGCGAAAACGGTAACCGGTACAACTACGACGATTAGCGGGCTTACAGCTGGCACTACGTACCAATTCACGGTGAAGGCGAAAGATGCAGCGGGTAATTCCTCAGTAGCAAGCAATGAGGTAACGGTTACGACGGATACGATTCAGCCAGACAATCAACCTCCAAGCACACCTACTAATCTAGTCGTAACAGGGAAAACAGGCACGAGTATCAGCCTGAGCTGGGCTGCTTCTACAGACAATATTGCGGTGACGAATTACGAGGTTTACAACGGGACAGCATTAGCAGCGGATGTAACGACTACGACTGCAACTGTCACAGGACTCACGCCTAACACGTCTTATACCTTCTCGGTGGTAGCGAAGGATGCAGCAGGTAATTCTTCTCAGAAAAGCATCGAGGTCGTAGGCGTGACAGATGCTGCAAATCCGGGAACTCCAGCATGGGCGCCAAATGTAAGCTACGTGCCTGGTGACCTGGTTAGCTATCAAGGCAAGGTATACAAATGTCTGCAACCACACACTTCTCTCGTAGGGTGGGAGCCATCAAATGTAGCGGCTCTCTGGCAAGTTCAACAGCAAGCGGCAGTAGAAGGAGTCGATGGTTATGTAGATGAGGAGATTTTGGAGGAAACCGAAGGAACGGAAGGAACAGAAGAAACGCCAGAAACAGAAGGAAATGCAGATACCCAATAA
- a CDS encoding LuxR C-terminal-related transcriptional regulator, with protein sequence MKGSDQTESLLTNREREVFELLVQDKTSKEIAGQLFISEKTVRNHISNVMQKSGQVSNVDLRQ encoded by the coding sequence TTGAAGGGTAGCGACCAAACCGAGTCGTTGTTAACGAATCGGGAAAGAGAAGTGTTTGAACTCTTGGTCCAAGATAAGACATCCAAAGAGATTGCCGGACAACTTTTCATCAGCGAAAAGACTGTGCGCAATCACATTAGTAATGTCATGCAAAAATCAGGTCAGGTGTCAAATGTCGATCTCAGGCAGTAG